The nucleotide sequence TGTCAGAAGtttaacaagcaaccaaattgatgtgaatggGTGGGgatagagtggagaaccaaaacctccctgtaagataattggacaatccCTCTGAGAAGGGCAACATAGAAGGGATGAACAATGTAAGGTACGGTAGAGcattgatgaaccacataacaatcctccagttctttatatttcctccccttactatcaagGTTTGtacttgttttacctcattaatcatgtgagATTTGTGCGTgttgatttatatatttaaaatgggtACTTCAAAACCAAGATAGAGtaaccttcagaaatagtaataggagtaatggttccctgggtATCCAGGAAGAGAAGTGGGAAGGGGGACtagggagctgatgccatggaTGACTGCATAACCaccagttctccacctgtgggtcatgaccccattTGGGGATCAAgcaaccctgtcacaggggttcCCTGatccataacaggagcaaaattatgGTTAgcaagtggcaacgaaaataatttaataattggGGTTTCACTACAACataaggaattgtattaaagggtggaggTATTAGGGAGTTTGAGAAGTGTTGGATAGCGCCATGCAATGGGATCTGGGATGACTCACATAACTGAATGGTATATGAATGGATATATGGGATCGTGGAAGATATGGCCCAAAACACAGCTATTATTGGAAAAGAAAGAAGTTTTCCTGGGGAgttttgtgggggagggaggaggaaaagggaactgatattaagatgttcaagaagaaagaaaacattgaaactgactgtggtagcaattgaacaatattgcttgatgtgattgaactatgttaATGTTATGGTATttgtaggagctcccaataaaatgattaattaaaatatattaaaaaaagaaattggttAAACTCATCGTCTTCGGCAttggtagttggtgcataaatgtaAGAGCGGAATTGGCTCGACTTCCGTGCAGGTGTGTGGACACCATCCATGGCTGAGAGCACGGTGCTTCAGGCCAGACCCTGTGATGTTCTTGGGGATGATGAGCGTGAATCCATTCTGCTGGTGCTTCTTCCTTGAGGGTCTCCAGGCTCTCCGTCTCCCTGCTTCTATGGTGGGTCTTACACGTGGGGGGATGACCACCAACATCGGCCAGCCCCTTCTCTTTGTGCTTCACCTCTCTGTTTGCATGCTCCACACAACCATTTGGTGGGCACTGCAGAGCCATGGACAGAAGAGCCACACTAAGAGTTTTCCCTGCACCACACAGAGCGTCCAGCATCTCAGCTGTGTGCAAGCCATCGCAGTACAATGAGCTGACGGATGGGTGGTGCTGTCTTAGATGCGTGGTGTCTCATACAAGAGAAGACACATAGAGGCACAGTGGGAAAGTAGCGATGTCTTCTTGGAATTTTACTTGTAGCTGCAGACCAATATATCCCTGGGATACTCAGAAGCTGGGAAAGGCCAGGAAGGATTGTCCTGTAGAGATCTCAGAGAATGCAGGGCCCTGTCACGTATGGAGTCTAAATTTGAACCTCCAGCCAACAGAAAtgtgaaaagaaaatattcagtctTCATAAGCCAACCACTTGGTGGTACTTCGTTAAAGGCAGCCTGGGAAACAACACAACTGCCCTGCCCTCTGCAGTAATTTAAGGGCCAGCGAGAGTTAAAGGGTTCAGACCGGAGAATGCAATGTATCTGATATGATTggatctttctttctctttttttaagcatgttattagggactcatacaactcttaccacaatccatacatacaccaattgtgtaaagcacatatcttcattctttgctctcaccattttcaaagcattttttctccacttaagccctttgcatcaggttctcttttttcccctccctcactgctcccccttccctcatgagcccttgataattaataaattattttgttatatcttgccctgtctgtcatctcccttcatcccttttctgttgtctgcctcccagggaggaggtcacattgcGGGAATGCAATGTATCTGATCTGATTGGATCTTTCTTTGTTTAAGGTACAAGAGTAATCTTGTAGAAAGTTGGGAACACTTGCACCTTGAGTAGCTGTTGGAGTATGCAAGGGACAGCAAACGTTATTGGGAAATTTGTCTGCAGATAATGGAAAATGTCCACGACTCTTTGAAATCCCTTTATAATACAGGATGATTATTCAGTGTGTGTAGCAACTGCCATTTATGTGAAAGAGAGAGTCAGCACATATGGACGTGTGTCAGATAAATCACTGAGGCCCCAGGACTTGGCAGACACAGAGTTGTACTCACAGATATGATTCATTATACCCAGAGGACACAGCAATCTCAGCAAAGGGAAAAGGCACAGGGGAGAAGTCTGGGGGCCCAAGGAGTGAGCTTCCAGAGACTTCTTCCAGTGGGGTCACAACGGACAAAATTCCAATGTATTGTGACACCGGAAGTGAAATGGGGCAAAGCAGGGAGCTCATTAGGCTTGGTGCTGAAGGTTGGATTTTGGCTGACATACAACAAAAGTATTTTCAAGAACAGTTGAGGGGCCAGATTTGACCCATGAGCCATCGTGTGCTAACCTTCGacatagaacagtggttctcaacgttcttcatgccacgaccctttaacagACTCCCACATGCTTTGTTGTCCCCTAAacctaaaatgattttcgttgctacttcgtaactgtgatTTTGATTCTGTTACAAAtctgttgacccctgtgaaagggtgttcactcccaaaggggttggaacacgcaggttgagaaccgctgacataGAAGAACCCTTGATATGGACTGAATTGTCTCCCTCCAGACACACAGGTTGGACTCCTAACTCTAGTCGCTGGTCAATGGATACGTACATGCTGTGTAAATCcttatctttctttttctcttactcAATGGATTTCTCTTGGGCAGGGAGCACATCTATGAATCACTCTTCTACGGAGTTAAAGGCAAGAGGCAGGAGGTAAAATGCCAAAAACCAAAACTGGATCATCTTGTCTGGGAAGAAGAGATGATGAGACAGAAAATTAAAATGTCGGATTTCCTTTACCTGAAAAACCAGAGCTGTCACATATGAGACTTCAACAAGAGTCTACACTTAGGACTGTCAATACCACATTGAAATTGTGGTCAACCGTCCCCAAGTTCAGCCTTGGAGATAAGATCTAGTCTTCCCCCAGGCCTGAGTAACAGGAGAACTGCCAAATCAAGGCATTGGGGGGAATACCAGTGATTTCTAGAGCCTCTGAGTAGAATGAGGATAATAAGAAAATACTATGAGAGGTAAGATTGTTTAATGCCAGCAAGGCAAGgcaggctcatagtgaccctgtaggaagggtagaactgcccctgtgcatttctgagactatcgCGCTTCATAGGATTAAAAAACCATGTCTTTCCCGGTGGAGCAGTTGAAGGTTTTGAACTAAGTACTCTGTGCAGATCTCCCCAACGAATAACCACTATGTTACCACGGATCCTCAAGACTTCTAGTATATTGACAGTAAGAACAGTGCACTAACCGCTAACCCTCACACGTGGATGCTTGACAAGAATTGCTCCCTTACTATTATTGTTTTACAGAATAATACACACAAAATACAGTTAGGACAAACTTAGTTTCCTGTGGAGgctacatgtgtacaaatatggtcATTCATGGAGTCGTTAAACAGCCCTTTGGGGGAGGTTATTAGTTGTCCCCAAGGACAGGCACAGAGAAGGTCAGCGTCGTCCAAAGCCAAACGGAAAGGAAGAGGCAGGGCTCTTAGCAGGGCCACCTGCTCAAAAATAACGAGGCCCAGGGCAGTAAAGCAGCTCGCACACTCTCAGGTGGGTGCGGATGACTGAGTACACAAACACGGCACTGCCCTACAGCTGACCCGAGAATCTCACCTGAGACCTCAGGAGGACCAAATGGTCAGGTCTGGTCAGTGGCCTCTGGCTCCTTGTTTTGTGTCCCCACTTAGAACTCAGGACCAAGAAGGCCCCAACCAATCTCACGGGACACTGACTTCAAGTCTGCCcacatcaacctccaccaaggcacccctgagcctcccaTTATATCCGCTATACTGTTTCCCACTCCCATGTCTCCCGAACACAAGGGACAGCAGCTGAGTGTCTGGCTCCAGCCCCGCCGCAACAAGAGCCTGCTTGTTCCTGTTTGAGAGGTGCCTTTGCGAATCCCCGCTGGTGCTGCCTGTAAACCATGGGCATCAGACACAAGGTCTTTCAGTGAAAACCTCCTACATTCCAAGGAGTCCAGCCGACACAGCTGCAGGATGGGGAGAGCAATGACAGAGTGGCTGTcctttgttaggtagctagatgtAGGGGGGCAGACTCtccctcccaggcctggaatgccccCATAGAAGagcttggaaagaaatcaggcaatgaAGGAACGccaatgaagaccccaaactgagcacgtGCAGACAAAGCCCCCAAGGCCCAGGTAAAACCCGCATCATGGACACCCCCACTTTACGTACAGGACATGGGagggcctaactcagccaatggggtcattcAGTACCACCAACCTCGCCTCTCCAGGCAGAGGCTTGAAATGTCCTGGCTGTGGGAAGACCTCGCTCTCTGACTTTGCTCCTACTCAGCGGCAGGCAGAGGCTGAGGGTCTCCCTCCCCTGCACAGGCACACATGCATCCTCTCCTGGTCTACTTGGGGCCCCACATTCTCCATGCCTCTAGGGTTCTTGTGCCTCTTGTCTCCCGGGATCCCCCTGAGTTCCACACCTGTGGGTGCTCTTCTGCACGTGCTCTTTCGACCTCAGTTGTGAACCCCAGCACGGCTTCCACACAGATTGGCCCGCTTCCCAGATTAGCATGGACCCTTTTGAGACTGTGAGACCTGAAACCTGTCCTGTCCTTCCTAAACAGCCCCTCGGATCACACAACGTGCTTCCGCGTGAGTTCCTTCAGCGTGCCAAGCAAAGAACCAAGGTACAACCCGCTGCAGAAACCTAACACTTTCTCTTCTTCCAAAGCCTTgtatttctcttgttttcttaaaGCACCTTGCCACTTGTCTAGGGTCACATCTGTCCATCAGGCAGTAGTCGCTTGAGCCCTGCCCTGGGACTCCAAGTGTACCTGAAGTGCCAGGTCAgttcacccccacacacacacctgtttcTGGGCCCCCCCCCTTGCTCTGTTCTGATGAACACACGGTCCCGCCTGGCTAAGAGGCACAAGCCAGTGATGCAGGGGCCAGGCCtccctggaggggatgtggtggtgATGAGCTAGGGTTTGGAACGTTCTGAAAGATGGTCAGCACTGGCAgaagccctgcccccaaaccAATCCAAGGAGAGTGTCTTGTCTAGCTGGACAGGCTTATTCATTGAAACGCTTGACCCAAACTCTGCCAGAATCAGGGTGTCCCtgacctgacccaagccccagTCAGCCATCAGCTAACCCTCACTGGACCCTCTGTGCCTGGTGTCCATCCACTCAGCCTTGGCTGTATGCGGTCTCAATGTCCCGGTCTCCTGATGGGACAGCGGTTGCAGCTGAGTGAAGGGACCATGGTGAGGCCTTGCAGACAGAGGGCCGAAGATGGGGAGATGCTTGGGGTCTCTGGGTACAGGCAGACAGGGGAAGCAGCCCCTCCCCAGTTTCTCCAGGCTGTCCCTACCTTAGGCCCCTCTCATAACCTTATCCCTCAAATATCCTGGTGCTCCAGGGCTTGCCGCCATCCCTGGCACCCACTGAGATCAGGGTCAGGAGTCAAACAGGGCTGGACCCCTTCTTCAGGAAGGACACCCAACCCTGGGGCCCTGCTTCCCTCTGCGGACAGGGCTGCAGCTCAGGGATGTGGACACCCACCCTAAGCAGGGGGAGATGCTCCTAGCCTAATAGCAGAGCCTTTGTCCAGGGACCGCACAGAGAGGGGACCACCACCTATGATATTTAACCTGTGTCCCAGTTTTGTACCCCAATTTTGAAAGGCAGGCAGAATGCCCTCAGGGTCCCTgcagtctccaccctgcactgtgGCCACACCCAGGCGTCCTGTAACAAGAAGAGGCCTGTTGGGGTGTCACATGACCATCGCGCCCATTTAGGGCCCCCAGGTGCCATCGCAATCATCCTTCTCTGTCACCCTGCATCCACTGGATTTCTCTGCTCAACGCCAGACACCCCCATTCTCGCTGCCAAGATGTTGGTCGGAGCACCTTCAGAGACCAAGCCGGCCACCCCAGAGATCCAAGAGATCGCAGACAAGGTGAGGCTGGGTGCTGGGCCCCTGCGCCCTCCCTAGCAGGGTGCACTGGTAGCAGAGGAGAGAAGCAGATAGAGCTGCGGATCTATCTACTGTCTATTCCCACAGTCGGGGGCACAGGAGCCCCCCTAAAGCAGAACGACAGAAAGTGTCCGGGAACAGCTCCAACCTCCCCCAGGAGCTCCAGTGTGAGCACTGCTTGCTGTGCGCCCAGGGAACTGCGGTGATGTTCTGAAAAGGCTCCTTGGACTCTCCGGGCCATGGAGCACAGGGGAGAGCTACAGACATCAGGGGCGTCATAGGCCAGACGGCCCAGGTGAAGTTCTCTGAGCTGTTTGGGTAGAACAGGGAAATGGAAGGGAAGGGGCTCAGGCATTTGCACAGAGGGATGAGAAAACTCAGCGGGAGTCCCGAGTGAGTGCAGGGCCTGGCTCAGCCCTGCAGATGCCCCTTGCTTGCCCCCCGCCTGTTTCCTCCCCAGGGACAGGGGTGTCTTTGCCCCAACAGCATGGGGACCTTGTGAGGGTTCAATGGCTCGGTGCTGTAAAGCACTGAGTACTTTCCTTCAATCCCTTCCATCGGCTTGTGGTGATGGCTTCTCAGAGCCTCCTCTCCCCTACTGCTCAGTCCGCCCAGAAACACAGGGAGCAGTCAGGGCTCTCCAGGAAAAGTAGGAAAGCTGACTGCCTCCTTTAATtctcctccctgtgctgcttgtcagaaacaccacccacccacccacccctgccaggGCCTGTGGTCGCCCCACCTGCATTGCTTCAGGGCTTTTAACCTGGCAGGAAAGGGCAGTGACTTAGAGCCCTGGGCCCTATGGAGAGGAGGAATTTTTCCAGGACACACATTTTGGCCTGTAGGAGCCACACCTACAAAAGTCttcctcatttccctctccccacccacaaGCCTCTCTGATAGGACTAGTCCTCCCTGCACCTGCTAGTTCACAGCTTCCTCACAGGCCCCGCCTGCCTCCGCCCACTCCCCTCTGCTCTACTGGAGCCCTCACCTGCGGCGAGCCCCCTCCTGTCTCTTAGAGGGTCCACTCTCCAGTCTGTCTGCTTTCTCATCCCGACCTCGGAAGGTCGCTGCTCTTGCCTCTGCTCTTGAAATGGGGCAGAGAAGAAACCCCTTATCCTCAGGGCCCGGCCAGCGTGTGGGCAGCCCTCACCTCTCTTAGGTGCCCTTCCTCTGTGTCAGTGTGTGGGTGCCCCGCTGGCCCAGCCCTGCACCTGAACACTACATGTCACTAGGGTGTGTGGACAGCCTTTTGTGAGGTCGCGCCTGGGATCAGTTGGGTGCACTGAGGAATGATGCTGGCATCAGTCTCAATACAGTAACCTGGAGACCAGAGGGTCCGTCCAGTGCAACAGGTGTTCACCTTCCAGTGCCCTCTGGGAACTCGGGTTCCAGCTGCAGCTTGCATGGGAAACACAGGGTGACCAGTATGGTCCACGACCCAAAGCTGGTTCGACGTCACCATGGCTGACTTAAAATTAAACCGTCTGCAGTCAGTCTGACGCTCACAAACCCTTGGTGGAGTGAATGACAAGTGAAtccgtgtgtgagtgagtgtgcccTTGTGCGCGACTTCATCATCAGCACTAACCGTATTCTACCTCGCCTCCGTTATAAAGGGcaatcttttttgtgtgtgtgattttttttaaacgttttattaggggctcatacaactcttatcacaatccatacatatacatacatcaattgtataaagcacatctgtacattctttgccctaatcatcttctttttttacattttattagggattcatacagctcttaccacaatccatacatatacatacatcaattgtataaagcacatccatacattccctgccccagtcattttcaaagcatttgctctccacttaagccctttacatcaggtcctctttttttccccctcccttcccgctcccccctcataAAGGGCAATCTTATTTCAGAAAACATGTCCTGGGTTTGGCGTTCAGAGTTCGGCTTTTAAGATTCAACATGGGACAGGAGCTCTCCGGGTGTGTGTTTCTCCCGGGAGAGGGGAGGTCacacgttttttgttttattctgttccccTTGCCCAGGTAAGGTGCGAGGtggaagcaaaagaaaacaagaagttCCCGGAGTTTAAGGCGGTGGAGTACAAGTCTCAGGTGGTCCAGGGAGGGAACTACTTCATCAAGGTAGAGTCTCCTTCCCAGGGAAAAGGGGGGATCACAGAGAGCAGCTCTGAGAGCTGGGGCTGCAGGATAGGGGTGGTcctcagtggggtgggagggagggggttcGGGGCTGCTCCCGGGGGTGTGGGGGCCAGGGAGGTGCTAAAACAGGTGGAGAAATGAGTCTCCCGGACAGTGGTCACCTGTGTATGGTCTCCCATACCTGGAGGACAGTGGTGGGAGCTGTCATAAGGCCAGGGAGTTGTGGGGGACTGAATAGACtggccttccctccttccctgggtcGCTTGCTCGCGCGCCTTCCCTGCAGCGGGAACACAGATCTAGGCAGTCAGAGTCCTCAGAC is from Tenrec ecaudatus isolate mTenEca1 chromosome 2, mTenEca1.hap1, whole genome shotgun sequence and encodes:
- the LOC142441312 gene encoding cystatin-B-like, which produces MLVGAPSETKPATPEIQEIADKVRCEVEAKENKKFPEFKAVEYKSQVVQGGNYFIKVHVGGGNYIHLCVFESLPHEKKPLSLTSYQTNKTKEDELT